TTGTTACAATTTGCTCAAAAATATCAGAGAATGCTTCAAAATTGTCTGTATATACCGAAATGCACTTCATACTCTTCATCCTTTTCTACACATAAATGGTTAAACCCTCTTGTTACCTTTGTGGGTCTTTAAGCTCTACGTTCCTTATCTTTTCTGATAAGAGACGTTTTCATACGTTTCTTGCCTTCCCTGCATACATCAAGCAACGGACACACCTGACATTGAGGGTTTTGAGCTTTACAATGGTAGCGCCCGAAAAAAATGAGCCTGTGGTGGGTCAAAGACCATTCATCCCTAGGAACCCTCTTCATCAGCTTTTTTTCCACCTCAAGCACTGAATCATCCCACCCTGCAAAGCCGAGTCGTTTTGAAACGCGCTCTACATGCGTATCTACCGCAATAGCTGGTACATTAAAAGCAGTAGATACAACGACATTAGCCGTCTTGCGGCCAACACCGGGTAGCTTAACCAGTTGATCGTGCTCCGAAGGTATCTCTCCCCCGTACTGGTCTATTAAAATACGACAGAGGTTATGAATATGCTTGGCCTTGTTTCGGTACAAGCCGATTCTGCGAATATCCTGCTCCAGTTCCTCAAGAGGAACAGCTAGGTAA
The Paenibacillus peoriae DNA segment above includes these coding regions:
- the nth gene encoding endonuclease III is translated as MNAATARHILDTIGTMFPDAHCELNHDNAFELTIAVLLSAQCSDQMVNKVTADLFQKYKSPEDYLAVPLEELEQDIRRIGLYRNKAKHIHNLCRILIDQYGGEIPSEHDQLVKLPGVGRKTANVVVSTAFNVPAIAVDTHVERVSKRLGFAGWDDSVLEVEKKLMKRVPRDEWSLTHHRLIFFGRYHCKAQNPQCQVCPLLDVCREGKKRMKTSLIRKDKERRA